gttattttggtttataaagttttaaatgtggatatttctacaacgaaACTGCACAGATTACCCTCATAGGGACTTTGTTTgtcatcgtggagccgtttggatttgttttgtgaaggatggatgctgATTTTTGGACTTGGGGGTCGTGGACCCCGTGGCTTCACATTTTATTGGCTGAgggatctaaaacattttctaaaataactgaaaacgTCATCATCTGAAAACTGATGGACATATTAATCTCGGAGGGgttcggggtgagtaaatcatgggtttaatatcatttttggccaaactatccctttaagagggCAAGAGCCAAGGTCTGCCCTGCTGCCGTTTTCATATGAAATTTAAAGGGAACTGAAGCAATCATGAATCCATGTACAGTTTATGGAACTAACAACAAAATTCTAGTGGGGGTAAAGACCCCCTAAAATGGCCTACGGACACCCCTGCACCAGAGCAATCAAGCCATGGTTAAGTAACAACAACCCAGATATTGGAttaaaacaaccaagcattgggtcattttcaACTCGGCGGTGTGTTCTGTTCAATTTTGACCTAGccttgggttaaaaacaacccagcactttTCAGAGTATGGTTAGGTGAAATAAGAGATACATTTatcacatttataaaaaaatgtctgaAGCCAAAGGTTGAATTGTCATCAGAAATATTGCATGATATAAAAACAATGATTCTCTAATGCACAAACCTTTTCCAGATCTTCCATGATCAGATCCTGTTCTTTTGTGTTTTCCTTGCCCGAAGATTGGCTGCTTTCACCAAGACTTCTCCCATTCCCCACCATCACCAGACCTTGGATAACACTTTGTCCTGCCCGAGGAGCTCCAGCCTCCCCCACAGCCTCTTTGGTCAGAGGCAAGTTGGCAGGTAATACAGCATTGCCCTGCAGTCGATGTGAGTAGGTCCACCTCTTTCCCGAATGGGCTGAGCAGAGCTGAAGTTTAAAGGCCGCCTTGAAACCTTTGCGAAAGTTCTCATTGAAAAACCCATAGACTATAGGATTGACGCTGCTGTTACAGAACGCCAACCAGTGGGCCAGAGGGTAAACATAGATATTAATAACCCGATGTTGATGTTCGCTCAAGCTGGCGTAGTCGCTTAGCATCATGAGTGCCCATAATGGCAACCACGAGAGGATAAACAACAAGGCGACGACAAGCAACATTTTAATTACCCGCTTCTTTTTCCGTGACACCATCTGACGGCTTTCGTATCTGCTTTGCTTTCCAGAGCCCGAGGTCTCAGTTTGGCTCGCAGAAGCCGGCATTGATGTCTTGAACAATGTGATCCCGATCCGGGCGTACATGATGACAATGAGGGTAAGAGGTGCCAGATAAATGTTAGCGAAGAGCACTGTGGTGTAAATCTTGCGCATTTCTTGGTTAGGCCAGTTTTCGCGGCACCAGTAGAAGGGTTGGGTGGTGTTAGATGCGCTTAGCAAGATGGCGACGCGGTGTTCTTTGGTGACCTGTAACATGACACCCGATGGGCACATGATGGAGATGGCCAGAACCCAGATGATGACAATGATGAGGGTAGAGGTGGAGATAGTGAGCTTTTGTTTGAAAGGGTAGACAATGCAGCGGAATCTGACATTTATGTATGAAAAGAAAGAGAGTGAGAGGGTAGGACGACACAGACAGAGGAGTATGTTAAATGAATGCATCACAGAAAACAGAGGTGCAGATGATGTTAGACGACAcataacacagtttaagaaacaaagtaagatattttgtcagtaaaaataaaaaagtggtaaaagtaaaaaatgcagtaaaaaataagtaattccAGAATGTTGTGTTGCAAATTAAACACGAACGTGTAAATATATTATATCTATATATGatagaaaaataaatgtattactaAGAATTATATTTAAAAGGTTTAAAACGTTTATGTATTAATGCATACATGCAAATGTTTAGGATTATATTGCCAGCACTTTTTTTCATTATGCCATGATAAAGAACAATGACTTGTATTTTCTAGTACAATTCCAGAATGAATGTGTAATAAAACTTCTTGAAACTGACATACATCTtactaccgagcccctaaggtgacattggagtaaaaaaattgaaagtttagttttgcgtgctcatgtgaaactttcgcgcgtgcacatgaaactttcacgtgcgcacgtaaaagcaaatgtttcacgtgcgcatgcaaaagtttcacgtgagcacgcgaaactaaacgcaGTAGTTTCACAtatgcgcacgcgatagtttcacatgagcacgcTGTACTTTCACGTGTgtgcacgcaatagtttcacgtgagcacgcggtagtttcacatgagcacgcggtagtttcatgtgcgcatgtgaaactaaactttatttcatttttgctcTATGTCccctcacgtgaaactttcgctttcacgtgcgcatgctgtactttcacgtgtgcacacaatagtttcacgtgagcacgcgacaGTTTCAGCATccatcatcagaaaaaaaaaacattctcaCAACACATTTACTTACAATACCTTTTTACCCACCTGTCCACAGCGATGGCCACCAATGTGAAGACAGAGGCAGATACCGATATTCCCTGCACCATCCCGCTCAGCTTACACACCAAGCTGCCGAAAGGCCAACCTACCAATGAAAAATGACACTGACAGCAGGCAAAAAATGCCTATAAATCACACACCATCTTAACATGCTAAAACAACCTCAGCAAAGAAATGTGTATTGTTCACAAAGGTATATGTGTATTTTATTGTCCACATTCGGAGCATTTCAcctgtagaaacattaatctttattgaaagtgtgtcatatttgtaggcgaaatgtaacatacatttcgaatttggtgcctatttgaccgagaaaagggggaTTTGTAGTCTCAaaccctcaacaaagatatt
The sequence above is drawn from the Misgurnus anguillicaudatus chromosome 22, ASM2758022v2, whole genome shotgun sequence genome and encodes:
- the LOC129440292 gene encoding neuropeptide FF receptor 2 — translated: MALKLTDPNSTAPSAAFSAVENVHNFSVNSSSSRPYRYPNVTYVDFYLHEPLVSAIFIVSYLLIFIVCMVGNGVVCFIVLRSKNMRTVTNLFILNLAISDLLVGIFCMPTTLVDNIITGWPFGSLVCKLSGMVQGISVSASVFTLVAIAVDRFRCIVYPFKQKLTISTSTLIIVIIWVLAISIMCPSGVMLQVTKEHRVAILLSASNTTQPFYWCRENWPNQEMRKIYTTVLFANIYLAPLTLIVIMYARIGITLFKTSMPASASQTETSGSGKQSRYESRQMVSRKKKRVIKMLLVVALLFILSWLPLWALMMLSDYASLSEHQHRVINIYVYPLAHWLAFCNSSVNPIVYGFFNENFRKGFKAAFKLQLCSAHSGKRWTYSHRLQGNAVLPANLPLTKEAVGEAGAPRAGQSVIQGLVMVGNGRSLGESSQSSGKENTKEQDLIMEDLEKVMYDV